Below is a window of Syntrophomonas wolfei subsp. wolfei str. Goettingen G311 DNA.
TTGCCTTTTAAGGAGGCAATTGATAAATACATCAATGAGGATTTTTTCCCTCTCGAAAATATTAAAAAACACCTGAGCGCATTTACAGAAGAAATTAAAGAAGAAGATATTGGCAAACTATTGGACTTAATAGAACGAACCATTGTTAACATGACAGAAATCGTTAATTATTGCAAAACGGGTCTTGCTATATATGAAAAATACAAAGTGAAACTGGGGGATTGCCTGCGAAATCCGCAAAAGATGGATTCCATGAGGAAAAAACTAAACGCGATGGAAAATGAGATATTTACTCCACAGAATAACTGCAGCAAGAATTATGAAACCTATCAATTGTTTTTTGCTCATGTCTTCCAATCGTATGCTATAAACTTCCAGATTGATACGAATGCGGTTCCGGAGAAGTATGACGACAGGGATTTTGCCCGAATAGAGGTTATGTTAAGGAGCGGCGAGTGGTATGCAGTTATCGGCGATTTAGCATCAATATGTGTAAATTCAATTTTACAGGCAAAGACGCGGCTGGAAAGTAAGGCGGCTAAGATTCTATAAATTTACCGGGAAAAAGAAGGGCTAAGCTATATGATACACAAAGACCTTAATTAACGCTCTCCTGGTTAAGCTGCAAGGGGTTTATTGGGTTAGTTAGGATTTGAACGGAGGATAAAATCGAGTATGGAATACCGACATTTTATTGAGGGTAAAGGAATTTACCTTAGAGAGGTAAGACCGGAAGATGTCAATGATAATTATTATCATTGGATGAATGATGATGATATTACCTGCTATACAGAAAGCCGCTTTTATCCTTATTCTAAGGAACAATTGCATGCTTATGTAGCTGCTTTGGATGGCATGGCGGATTCAGTTTTTCTGGCTATCATAGAAAAATCCAGCGAGCGACATATAGGTAACATTAAGCTGGGGACTATCAACTGGATTCACAGGAGAGCGGATATAGGGATTATAATAGGTGACAAGCATTATTGGGGTAAAGGATACGCTAGCGAGGCTATCGACCTGCTAAGTGAATATGCGTTCAGTAAATTGAATCTGCATAAGGTTTGGGCAGGATGCTATATTGATAATATCGCATCGATAAAAGCATTTGAAAAGGCCGGATTTGAGCGGGAGGGCATTCAGAAAAGGCATGTTTATTATGCTGGGGAATATGTGGATGTAGTATTGCTGGGCAAATTTTGCGAAACATGTGATTCCTTTGGGGGGTAACGAAAATGAATTTTGTCATAGTGCAAGCACGGATGGGTTCCACCCGTTTACCGGGTAAGGTTCTTAAAAAGGTTTGCGGTAAACATTTATTGGAACTGCAAAATGAGAGAATTCAGATGGTTCCTGGGATTGACCGGATAGTAATAGCTACTACAATGGCTGCCGGTGATGACGAAATAGTTCGGCTATGTTCAAAAAATGGAATAGAATGTTTTCGAGGTTCTGAAAATGATGTACTGGACAGGTATTATCAGGCTGCTATTTCTTTAGGCTGTAAACCGGAGGATACTATACTGCGTATAACGGCTGATTGTCCTCTAATTGATCCGCAGGTAGTCGCATCCGTACTAAAATTATATGATAAAGCCGGGGTGGATTACGCTTCCAATACTGATCCGCCTACTTATCCTGATGGTCTCGATGTGGAAGTGTTTTCTTTTGCGGTGTTGGCCCGGACTTGGCAGGAGGCAGTTCTTCCATCAGAGCGGGAACATGTAACTCCTTATATAAGAAAACACCCCGAATTTTTTATCCGGGTTAATTTAGAAAATGATATCGACCTGTCGAATTTACGCTGGTCGGTTGATGAACCGGAAGATTTTCAACTGCTTAGATTAATTTATGAAAATTTATATTCCAGAAAAAAAGATTTTTTAATGAATGATGTACTGGAATTACTTAATCAAAACCCGTATTATAAGGAAATAAATCGAAATTTTGCGAGAAATGAAGGCTACCAAAAGTCTTTACTGGAAGATGCCCGCTTGATAAATACTATAAAGGCAGTTGATAATAATGGTAAAAGCTAAATTATGCTTGGGTACGGTACAGTTTGGCTTAGACTATGGCATTAATAACAAAACCGGCAAACCTGCTGAAGAACAGGTATTTACTATGTTGGATCTGGCAGTGGCGAAAGGTATAGAATATTTCGATACTGCCGCAGCTTATGGTAATGCTGAAGAAATCCTGGGCCGGTATTTTGAAAGCAGAAATTTACAGAAGCAGGTTAAGGTTATATCGAAATTACGGCCTAACCTTATTACAGATGATAACTATAAGGCCGAAGCGATAGTGGAGAATGAAATTAGGAAATCGCTGGCGAGGCTTAAACTAGACTGTTTGGAAGGTTACCTCTTGCACACACCGACTGATTTTTATAATCAGAGTATTATGAATGGTTTATTTCTTGCTAAAGAGAAGGGCTTAATCAGGAATCTGGGTGTATCCATCTATGAAACCGAACATGCACTAGATGTGGCCAAGTCGGGGATAGTGGACTATATTCAGACACCATACAATGTGTTCGACCAGCGCCTGGACAAAACCGGGTTTTTTAGCATGGCCAAAGCCCATGGAGTCACGGTATTCGCCCGCAGCCCTTTCCTGCAGGGTTTATTATTTATGGAAGGAGATGATATACCTGCTCACCTGGAAAGAGCACGGGTATATTTGCATGATTTTGATGAAATAATCGCCAAATACAGCTTGAAACGGGTTGAAGCAGCCCTGTTTTTGTCATGCTTAAATCCGGGAATTGATTATGTGGTATTTGGTGTTGACAATATGGGGCAATTGACAGAAGATATTGAAGTTTTTAAGCAGAATTCAGATATTGATTTCAGCTGTATAGGAGAATTAAAAAAACATTTCATTAATATTGAAAAGGAAATCATTTTCCCCAGTTTATGGGCCAGGAAATAATTATAAGAAGGGATAAAAATGTCGGAACGCTACCACAACTCTGAACTGTTATTGGAAAGAGCATTGAAAAGCATACCTCTGGGAACCCAGACTTTTAGCAAAAGCAAGACCCAGTATCCATATGGAGTTTCCCCTTATTTCATTAAGAAGGGCAAAGGAAGTCATGTTTGGGATGTAGACGATAATGAATACATAGACTTCATCAATGGCCTGGCCTCTGTTACCCTGGGTTATAACGATCATGATGTAAATGCGGCTGTGCTGGAGCAGCTTGATAACGGAGTTACCTTCTCCTTACCCCATCCCCTGGAATTTATAGTGGCGGAGAAAATAATAGAAATAGTTCCCTGTGCTGAAATGGTGCGATTCGGCAAGAATGGTTCCGATGCAACTGCAGGAGCTATACGCCTGGCTCGTGCCTACACCCACCGCGACCATGTTGCGGTTTGCGGTTATCATGGGTGGCAAGACTGGTACATTGGATCTACTGCCCGCAACCTGGGGGTACCTGAATCCACCCGGCGGTTAACGCACATTTTTACTTATAATAACATTGAGTCTCTGCGGCTTATCTTTAAGCAGTGGCCAGAACAGCTTGCGGCAGTAATTATGGAGCCGATGAATTCAACAGAGCCAAAAAACGATTTTTTATTGATGGTTGAAGAATTGACGCATCAGAATGGGGCATTGTTTATTTTTGATGAGACTATTACTGGATTCCGTTATGCTAATGGCGGAGCCCAGGAATTCTTCGGAATAACGCCTGATTTAGCTACCTTTGGCAAAGGCATGAGCAATGGATATCCCCTGTCAGCTGTCGCCGGAAGGGCTGATATTATGCAGTTGATGGAAGAAGTATTCTTTTCCTTTACATTCGGCGGGGAAGCTTTGTCTTTAGCCGCTGCCAATGCCACGATGACCAAACTTCAAGAGGAACCAGTCCTGGAAACCATGAAGAATCAAGGATTGAAAGTAATAAAGGGTGTTGAAAAACTGCTAGCCGAAAACGGGCTTCAGGATGTTATTTCCATTACCGGCCATCCTAGTTGGGCATTTTTGAATTTCTGTGATATACCATCCTATACCTTGTGGGAGTTAAAAACTTTATTCTTGCAGGAAATGTTCTCCAGGGGGATTCTTATTCTTGGAACTCACAATATGAATTATTGCCATAGTGATGAGGATATTGCTATATTACTACATGCTTATAGTGAGGTTCTGGCAATCATCAGGGAGGCAATCGATAACAAATCACTGGATAAGTTGCTTCGGTGTAAGCCTCTTGTGCCGCTGTTCAGGTTAAGGTAGCATTTGGAGGCTCTAATAGAAAAACAAACAGGGACAAAACGGAAAAAATAGATAGTTATTGAAAAAATGTTATAATAAAAATGCAATACTCTTATTGATCACCTAAGACCGGAGGACGCAAACCACTAATGAAAATAGAAGCAAAATACGACTATAGAGATTGAGTGAAGAGGTGCGGGAAGCAGTTCAATAGGTATATTAAGAGAGGAGTTCCTATGTCAGAATTAAGCGAGTATTTAAAATAAAAAGAACAAGAGGAGATTTATCATCCTATTCAGGGTATTACATGGAGGTGATGAGGTGAGGATTGAAAGTATAAGAACTAAAAACTTTAAAATTCTTAAAGATACAACTATAAGGAACATTCCTGCTATGGCTATTTTTCTGGGAGCCAATGGCTCGGGAAAATCAACCTTTTTTGATATATTTGGTTTTTTACATGATTGCTTAACGGATAATGTAAGAGCA
It encodes the following:
- a CDS encoding cytidylyltransferase domain-containing protein is translated as MNFVIVQARMGSTRLPGKVLKKVCGKHLLELQNERIQMVPGIDRIVIATTMAAGDDEIVRLCSKNGIECFRGSENDVLDRYYQAAISLGCKPEDTILRITADCPLIDPQVVASVLKLYDKAGVDYASNTDPPTYPDGLDVEVFSFAVLARTWQEAVLPSEREHVTPYIRKHPEFFIRVNLENDIDLSNLRWSVDEPEDFQLLRLIYENLYSRKKDFLMNDVLELLNQNPYYKEINRNFARNEGYQKSLLEDARLINTIKAVDNNGKS
- a CDS encoding GNAT family N-acetyltransferase — its product is MEYRHFIEGKGIYLREVRPEDVNDNYYHWMNDDDITCYTESRFYPYSKEQLHAYVAALDGMADSVFLAIIEKSSERHIGNIKLGTINWIHRRADIGIIIGDKHYWGKGYASEAIDLLSEYAFSKLNLHKVWAGCYIDNIASIKAFEKAGFEREGIQKRHVYYAGEYVDVVLLGKFCETCDSFGG
- a CDS encoding aminotransferase class III-fold pyridoxal phosphate-dependent enzyme: MSERYHNSELLLERALKSIPLGTQTFSKSKTQYPYGVSPYFIKKGKGSHVWDVDDNEYIDFINGLASVTLGYNDHDVNAAVLEQLDNGVTFSLPHPLEFIVAEKIIEIVPCAEMVRFGKNGSDATAGAIRLARAYTHRDHVAVCGYHGWQDWYIGSTARNLGVPESTRRLTHIFTYNNIESLRLIFKQWPEQLAAVIMEPMNSTEPKNDFLLMVEELTHQNGALFIFDETITGFRYANGGAQEFFGITPDLATFGKGMSNGYPLSAVAGRADIMQLMEEVFFSFTFGGEALSLAAANATMTKLQEEPVLETMKNQGLKVIKGVEKLLAENGLQDVISITGHPSWAFLNFCDIPSYTLWELKTLFLQEMFSRGILILGTHNMNYCHSDEDIAILLHAYSEVLAIIREAIDNKSLDKLLRCKPLVPLFRLR
- a CDS encoding aldo/keto reductase — protein: MVKAKLCLGTVQFGLDYGINNKTGKPAEEQVFTMLDLAVAKGIEYFDTAAAYGNAEEILGRYFESRNLQKQVKVISKLRPNLITDDNYKAEAIVENEIRKSLARLKLDCLEGYLLHTPTDFYNQSIMNGLFLAKEKGLIRNLGVSIYETEHALDVAKSGIVDYIQTPYNVFDQRLDKTGFFSMAKAHGVTVFARSPFLQGLLFMEGDDIPAHLERARVYLHDFDEIIAKYSLKRVEAALFLSCLNPGIDYVVFGVDNMGQLTEDIEVFKQNSDIDFSCIGELKKHFINIEKEIIFPSLWARK